From Qingrenia yutianensis, the proteins below share one genomic window:
- the rlmH gene encoding 23S rRNA (pseudouridine(1915)-N(3))-methyltransferase RlmH encodes MKIKIICVGKIKEKYFADGIKEYEKRLSRFCKFEICEVADEKIPDNASEKEALAVLDSEGAKIEKHIGKGDYIIALCVEGKNISSADLAKKFSEIQLSGKSGITFIIGGSLGICGRVKNMSDFRLSFSKMTFPHQLMRLILTEQIYRAFKINANEEYHK; translated from the coding sequence ATGAAGATTAAAATAATTTGTGTGGGAAAGATTAAAGAAAAATATTTTGCGGACGGGATTAAAGAGTATGAAAAGCGTCTTTCGCGTTTTTGCAAGTTTGAAATATGCGAGGTTGCGGACGAGAAAATCCCCGACAATGCGAGCGAAAAAGAGGCGCTTGCTGTGCTTGACAGCGAGGGCGCGAAAATCGAAAAGCACATCGGAAAAGGCGACTATATAATCGCACTCTGTGTTGAGGGAAAAAACATTTCGTCCGCCGATTTGGCAAAGAAATTTTCCGAAATCCAGCTTTCGGGAAAGAGCGGAATTACATTTATTATAGGTGGTTCGCTCGGCATTTGCGGCAGGGTGAAAAATATGTCTGATTTTAGATTGAGCTTTTCAAAAATGACATTTCCTCACCAGCTTATGCGTCTTATTCTGACCGAACAAATTTACCGCGCGTTTAAGATAAACGCAAACGAGGAATATCATAAATGA